The genomic window CCAACATGCCACACAGGGTTTTGCAGATAAAATGGGAGAagaaaaagcagagtataaatgaataaaatcagggctttttttggtagaactcctgtgaatattaggccacacacctctgatgtagccaatcctccaagaacttacagggctcttagaacagggcctactgtaagctccaggaggattggttacatcagtggggtgtggcctaatatgcaaacgtgttcctgctacaaaaaaaacccctgaataaAATAAACAGGTAGAAGTTATGCAAGCACATGACCTCCTCCCCAGTGGATTTCATCACACAGCTCCTTGAGAAATGGAGACAATATGACACTACCTGTTTTTGGACTACATAAATTCTATCCACTTGACTGTGTAATTTGTCAAAGCTTGTCAGTGATAATTTCTACAGGAGGTTACATGGAACTGTAAAAGACAAGGCTGCTATACCTAGGGATTTCTGAACAACTGACAGCAATTAATTTGCATTATTTGCTATGTCACTTATAACAAAATGAATAATTTAGTTTGTCTGTGTAACTGTTTAACTCAGGGAACACAGAGGTCATCAGCTGAGGACAGTATGGCTGTCAGGATCCTAGCAAGCTGGTGCAGATAGTGAGCCTCCAAAATGGCTTCTGTATCAGCGAAAGCAGGgaactagaataatagaatcacagagttggaaggagccatacacagcggtggcattctagcagaagctcttttgcatattaggccacacacccctgatgtagccaatcctccaagagcttacaaaaaagagccttgtaagctcttggaggattggctacatcaggggtgtgtggcctaatatgcaaaagagctcctgctagaattccacccctggctgtgcAGATCCCAGTTATATTGTGCTGTCCCAATTAAATTGGTCCTGAAAGCAAGGCAACTGTTTTATGTGATTAGTAATGTGGTGTGCCAGACTGGCCGTCAGCAGGATCATGCCCAGGGAGAAAAGGTTTAACTAAAGACAACGGCATGTTTCACCAGGGCAAGGGTCCAGGATGCAATACCCCATTGTGCTACAATTTATCCAAAGGACTGATTGGACTGATATAAAGGACTGGCCAGGCTGATCCTATATAGAATTACATGTGCTTAAGATCATCAGGGAGACCAACAAGGACAgccttgcagaggaaggcactggcaaaccacctctgcttctcatttgccttgaaagccccttgctggggtcaccataagtcagttgcaacttgacggcaTTCTGCACACACAAAGGACCACCGTCTTCAGTCCTGCAGAAaacttctggtgtgtgtgtgtttcatcaGTTCTCCCCTCCtgatgcagagagccagtttggtgtagtggttaagtgcacagactcttatctgggagaaccgagtttgattccccactccttcactttcagctgctggaatggccttgggttagccatagctattgcaggagttgtcattgaaagggcagctgctgtgagagccctctcagccccacccacctcacagggtgtctgttgtgggggaagaagataaaggagattgtatgctgctcCGAGaatctgcttcagagagaagggcagggtataaatctatggtcctcttcttcttctttatgctgATGCTGGGTGACCCTTGTTGCCTGGAAATAGCATTTTAGGTTTCTACAGGAGAGGGAGGTAAGGAAGTCTCATTCTGTTGATGGAAGTCCCTTCCATTACTAGAGATTTAATGTGGGTTCCAAACCATACATTTCAATGAGTTTAGGCATGTATAATTCTTTCTACATCTGGGCTGCAAGCTGCAAATCTATGATTTTTTCCCCTGGGAGTTAGCCTCAAAGGCAACTAACTCTCCAAGTAAACACATACAAGATTGATGTGTTAATCTCAAAATGATAATATGGGTGGGGGTACGCTAGGGAAAAAATGTAGCAAGAATTCATATGGTTCTAAGGCAACACTTTAATAAATTAATAGGCATGCccaataaaaatacaaaatgacaATTTAAAACCACCAACAAATCCATCTTCACTCATTCAGTGTTGCCCTCTTTGACCAGAGCCATAAGAAAAGGCATTACCTAAAAAGTGGCAATCAAAATCATTTTTGGCACAAGAAAATGTACTACcaaaaaactccaaaaagttACAGAACCTAAGATGAAAGTCGGAAAGAGAATGATACACAGTGAAATTGACAGCTAGAGGCTCTGTTTCACCGCAGTCTTCTTTCCTCTCTGAAACCTATACAGAACATAAAAACAAATCCACAACAGAGTTACACTGTGAAACATGCCAAAGTACAACCACAGAGAGACTACTCCAGAACACAGATGCAGTGCTGTTCTTTTGTTGTCCTTTGAAGCAGAAGCTGCACCTAAGCGGGACAGCGGGGAGCGGATCATATAAGCTCGAGTTTCCTGTACCCTGAAGAAACACCAAAATTACTAAGGCAGGAAAGTAGAGGATGTCTCAACTTTTTCCCAGCATTGCCTGGAATGGAGCTACAGAAGGAACGCAATTAAGCATCTTTCATACAATAACAcctcacatttaaaaaaattcagcTAGAGCAGCTGGCTCAATTACTTCCAAATATTCCTTCATCATCCATGGAATTTTTTCGCCaatgtccatttttttttaaatccactcTTGCGCACACACCACCTCACAAACGAGAAGTTCAAAATAAAATATCTTCATTCTTTATAAGCATCTCCACCACAAGTCTCTGGTAACGGATGTCGTTCAAGGCAGCCATGGCATCCAGCTCTGGAGCTCGCATAAGTGTTGGTCCAAACACAATGCCAAGGTTTTCTGCATTCATGAGATTCTCCTTTTCATGAAGTGTTACCCTGTAACAAAGGTGGTTATGGTTAAAATGGAGTATACGGTTGGCAACTCCTTGATTCTGTGAACATGGAAATGAAAACTCAAGATGCTGAAAAGGTAAAAAAGGAGGAAGGGCAGAGGTTCCCTCTCTGAAGGATCTTAGGGTTGTTTAGGCGAACAGCCTTTGCTGTGTGAGGGGGAGTTATCAACCTTGTCACCTGCTTTGTTGCCCAAACGGCAGATGAGAGGCCTGTTCGACAGCCATCTAAAGAAACACCATATAGCAGTGTCTCTTCTTTCTCTCGAAATTATACCTGGATTCAAATTTGGTGTGTCTGAACCCAGGAAGCAAGCATATGCAGAATTCTATAAGAACCATGATGCTGCAAAGGAGTTTGAGGCCATGAGAGAAGCAGGTATATTTCAAAGTGCACCACCCAAAAAATCATAAGCCAGCATCTTCAGATCCTCTTCTTTAGCAACCTGAAACTGAACACTGTTTTCTGTGAACTAAACCTTTGGGTCACTTCAGTACTGGTCACGCTACAATCTTGCTCATTAAATGAAATACTTacgtcaacaacaacaacaacaacctcaaGATGCTGGAAATTAAAGCCAGTTTTGAACAAGTGAATTGTTGTGGCTTCCTGCAAAGAATCTTGCAGGCTTTTGCTTGGCAAAACTGCTGAGAAAATAGCATAGGGATCCTCACCCCCAACCTACCATTTTCCCAGGGTTGCTTAGAGGCAAATGGTGGCCATCAAGCCTTGAGGAAACCCTGCTCTGTAAAGCAGCAGCCATTAGATGAATTGAGGGTGAAGCTGAGCAGTCACTAAGATGGTAGTTAAACCCCATGTTGTCATCTTACAAAGTTCCTTTAAACTTGAACTTCAAGTTGACTTTCTGCCAGTCAATTTTAGCCTGGTCTTTCTGCCACACTCGGGTTTTGAGCTTGCAGCTCCTTCACTCAGCCAATTTAACTCTCATTGAACTGAACGAACAGTTTTCAAATGTCAGCCTCTCACCACGATTCTGTCAGTTCCCGCTGGTTGTTCTTAGAGAGAGCTGGAACCTAACCTGTCCGTCACAGGGTGAGAGATGGCACAAACAAGGTGGTAGTTGCAGATCTGTTATAGGGAAATGTAGAATTAAGGCTAAGATCTTGTTAATTTGGGGCTCTGTGACAGAGTTGAATTCCAAGCTCAGGTCCCTATTATTTCCAGAGGCAGCAGACTTCTGGATCCCAGTACTAGGAGACAGCCTCAGCGGAAGGCCTAGGCCTCTATATTTTCATGGCAACTCTGTgaaatagaatgctggactagatgacccactAGTCTAATcctgcagggctgttcttatggtCTTCTCCAATTAAAAATCACAACTTCCTGTTGTTGGACTAGATCTCTTCCCACCTGCCTAATGTACTACATTAAATACATACTATAAATTATCTTGGTATGTCGTTATTGCTTCCTCTAAGTCACCACACAGGATTGTTGAGAGGTTATATGCCATTATGGATACATTAAGCTGTAGGCTGAAAGTCCTTAAGGGATTGTGGCCATGTTCCTCTACTCTTCCCAATTCTCTCTTCTCATCAGATAatcagaagagttggtttttataccttgctCTTCACTACCTCAAGGAATtgtcaaagcggcttacaatcaccttgccttcctctccccacaacagatatcctgtgaagtaggtgcggctgggagagttctgagagaactgtgactgacccaaggtcacccagatggcttcatgtggaagaggactagggaatcaaactggttttccagattagagtctgctgctcttaaccacgacaccacactggctctcatatgtAATATGATGGGTCTGGATAGCGTACAATTGTGCCACTTAAGGAAATCACCCTTAAAAATACCACATAGAGTTTAGAAATGTTTACTGTAAACAACAGATGCACAAGTTTAAACAAGGCTATACACACATGCTGCATACAGCTCCATAGGCAATGGCTGTCAAGTTGaaactgacttatggcgaccccagcatggggctttcaaggccagtgaatagtagtggtggtttgccactgccttcctttgcataatCTTCTTAGGCATagtcttcaagttctgacaagattgagctataCAACGCCAGCCAACATCCCTGTATTTCACTAGTAATACATTAAGATGACTCCCTCACCCTCACCCTGACCCggaaagcccaggcaagcctgatctcatcagatctcgaaagctaagcagggcacttggatgggagacctccttggaataccaggagtgggaggcagaagcaggctgtatcaagctacttctctgaatgtcctccatgccccagtaggggtcaccagaaatcaccatgacttctaggcatgcatagaatcacagagttggaagggacctccagggtcatctagtccaaccccctgcacaatgcaggaaactcacaaatacttccccctaaattcacaggatcttcattgctgtcagatggccatctagcctctgcttaaaaacctccaaggaaggacagcccaccacctcctgaggaagcctgttccactgaagaaccactctaatggtcaggaagttctcccaaattttgagccagaaactcttttgatttaatttcaactcactggttctggtcctaccttctggggccacagaaaacaattccacaccatcctctatctatatgacagctctttaagtacttgaagatggtgatcacatcacctctcaatcgcctcctctccaggctacacatccccagctccttcaacctttcttcataggacttggtctccagacccctcaccatcctcatcgccctcctctggacccattccagcttgtctatatccttcttaactgaacacaatactccaggtgaggtcttaccagagaatgcacacacacaattgaaaaaacaacaggaaaaaaagaacaattccttcctttctccagctgctgtttcaagggAACAACCTACACACTACTGTCTTGGGAAGCTTTGGTTTCCTTTATGGCAATTAATTATCTCTCCTATTAAAACAGATTTCCATTTGTACATTAGTTTgtgagcagattttttttttaaaggtctaaTATGCACTACTGATTTATAACTGAAAATAAATCTGCTTCTGGATACTCATAATGGACTAAATATCCACTGCTGGGTAACTGATGAATTATAAAAACAAAAGACGAAAATTATTTTCCCCCATTAAGGCATGTCTTCTGTGTGAAATAAAACCCTTTCGGATATTTGCAATGCAGTTAAGAGCTGTGAGTCAGTGGAAGTTTCTGGAAGGCATCCAAGCTCAGCAGCTTCTATTTATAGAGACTCCAAATATACTAATTTGCTGGCTGACCAACCAAAATGGAAAACAAGAACGCCATTAACAGTTCCCTCACCACAACAGTTCTTAGTAAGCCTGTCGATAAAAAGATAAAAGGAGCTATTAGGCTGGGTATGTGGAGTGAATCTGGCAAAGGaacctttgactcttgaaagctcaacCCCCTCAAtttttttgttggtctctaagatgctactggacttgaatctagctgaaGCAGACAAGGTTGGCTTCTTGCACACAGGTACACCTGAGAAAATTCTGTACTCATCTCATAACAAAGCTGGTGAGCTTCCCAGAATCTTTGGAAGCACAACAAAACTGGCACATTCAGCTTTCcttcccaccagtgttccctctaagctgagttagtgtgagctagtttacgagttttttagcctccagctcacacattttttcttagctcaggaaggattatcccacactaatttatgcagtagcttacaactttcatgccagtaactTAAAACTTtcataccagtagctcataaagtagaatttttgttcataaagctctgcagcttagagggaacattgctactgCTTTTTAATCCCCCCTTTTGTTTTCACCAGCCTTCTTTGCATTTCAATCATTTTTATGGTAGACTGTTTACTGTatatttcaaaaataaaacacaTTTCTAAATCAAAAGAGCTAGTAGAAATGTCTGCAATGACCGGTGCCCCACCTATGAATCAGACCCCAGAGTGTTTCATTGGAttctgataaagaaatagaaagaaactTCAAGGAGAACTAAGATGGGTCTGAGGATTACACCTAACCTTAAAACTTTCCCCCAAGTTGCAATGATTTTAACAGGAAAGAGCAAAGCATAGGCTTAAGTCTCTCCTGGGACGTAAAGGTGGCTTGACTATGATTGGACTGTGGCCTCTTAACAGACACAAAGATCATAAGTGATTAGAATtagtcaggcctttttttgtagaaaaagcccagcaggaactcctttgcatattaggccacaccccctgacaccaagccagctggaactgcattcctgtgtgtccttgctttttaaaaaaagccctggaattagTGCATGAAACTAGGGGTTTAGTATCTAATACTGATTTTGGATCCTGCATCCTGACATCTTTATTCTAGCCCTGATCTGAAAGGGGTTAGGATGATGGCTAAGCACCACATTGGTGTATCTCATAATTACAAATTAGTTTAAAAATTATTATAGGCCCAAATACAGCCTCAAAAAAAATTGTAAATCATACAATATATACAATTAGGACCTACTGGCCATCTTCAGTGGCCAAGCATAAATGTTGCACACAGGCTCAATTAttgaaatattaatattaatCAATGTAGGATCAAGTGAAAATTATGTTCTGATAAATATCAGTGACATGAAGCAAAGATGTACTTATAACAATACTACATACTAATTGCTACACTGGGTCCATATTTGCTTTTGGAATTGAATCCTCAGACTACAACAGGAGACTACACAATTGAAATACCATTTtgattatatgcagggctttttttgtagcaggaactcctttgcatattaggccacacaccctgatgtagccaatcctcctggagcttacagtaggccctctactaagagctctgtaagctcttggaggattggctacatcaaggggtttgtggcctaatatgcaaaggagttcctgctacaaaaaatgccctggttataTGTACCTATTCTGGACACACATGAGGATTACATGGTACATCCTTGCCTTGTGTCACTGATATTTATCAGAACACAATTTTCATATTCTAGGCAAACACACACATAatcaaaataaaaatgaaaacttATGGACTAAACGAGACCTAAAGCAGGTTGAAATCATTAAAAGGAGCAGGCACTGGTTCTTAGTTGCAACAGAACATGCAAGCCCATGTGAGATGGCTGACCCTCAGGGCTTCCCTGCTCAGAAATCAAAAGCCTCAGTTGTTCTTCAGGGAGTGGAAGGCTTGTATTGATGCTCAGTTTGAAAAGCAAGCCCCACGCCCAACAAAAAGAAGTCTTCCCTGGTCTCTAATTTAGCGTTCAGAAGACATGAGAAAGGATGTGCATCTGGCTGATGTTTTAGCATATTCTAAATAGTTCTACCACTATTGTACAACATCATTCTGACTGAAATAGGCCTTCCTGTGAAGATCAGGGGGggaaattctagcaggatctcatttgcatattaggccacacccctgatgtagccaatcattcaagaccttacaaagctcttttctgaaatctcttggaggattggctacatcaggggtgtgtggcctaatatgcaaaggcgctccctgctagaattctacccctggtgaaGATGATGTGACTGCAAACCACAGGATTTACTGGTGCCAGAGAGCAAGTATCCCACTATAAGCCCAGTAAAGATGTCAATAAGTAATTTCTTCTGGTTTATGTGGCATCAACAGCAATCATCTACCTGAGTCAAAACAAAGCCTATGTAAAAGTTGGTAGATAAGTATGAATTTGCACATGCACActcacacagacagacacacaagTCAGTTTGATGTTCCTAAGtcccacacctttttaaatgtgcCATGAGATACCGTAATGTTTCACAGTGTGCTGGCGGCAGCAGTTTCAGTGCTTCATGAAGTATTTCCAGCTGTTCGTCAGGATCCGTGATTTCTGAAACAGGATCAGCACATTTAAGCTTAAATTAACAAAAGACTCAGATCTTCTGAAGTGCAAGAAACTGCACTTCCATTTTTGTTGACCGAGGTGGACTTCAATAGTTATTtgttatttaaagcatttaaaatgcACCACTAGAAACGAGGAAGAATCTAGTAAGAttgacaaaatttgtggtagggtatgagcttttgtgaggcactgctcacttcttcagatacagcagtgacttacaaaaatagtgactcacaaaagtgaACAGTGGCTCACGAAAACTCGTACCCCGCCACAAAtttctttaagatgctactgtgctcttttccactgctaaagacagactaacatggctacctattTCGATAATGTACCACAGTATAATACAAACAACACCACTATATCCTACTTTGTTCCCAACTCCTGCTTTAAACAATTTTTGTTTAGAACTGGGTAGGCAGCTTTGTTTTTGTTCTAATTTCAAGGCTGGAATTCTACAGTCATTTCAGTGCCACTGATATGGAATTCTGTAAGATGACTGGCTGTCTTATGCATGTTGTCTTCAAGCACTGGTAATAATAGCCTCTTTGACAGAGACATGCATTTATATGGAATGGGACTAAGCATCCTACATTCCATTATTGAAAAGTTGTTTTCTCCTGACTTGAAAAGTGACAGCAGAGCAAAACACTTTGCATATTACCTGTTTATCCCCTTAAATTgcaagtaaaataaaacataatggGAAAATTTGGCAACTTCGTTCTTAAATAAGACAACATAAAGCGCTCGTAGGAAAGACAAAAACTTCTTgtgggaaaaaaaaagatttaatttAAAACTCACTTGCGGATTCTATAAACTTTGGGTAGGCATCATATGTGATGAGAGGAATCGGCAAGTCCCTGAAGTACAGTTTAAGTGCACCTGTGATAATATTGATATCTTCATATATATTCACAGAAATGTCTGCTTTTTCCCCATCTGTGcagtaaaaaaaggggggggggagaaaaaaatgcagaaaggTATGCTAGTAGCAATTGTGAAAAGTTAAAACCACCATATTTTAAGATTCAATACCACCATAGTTTGTACATATGATACATATACAGGATCGCATAATGGCTGATATGAGGTTGCCATTGGCACACTGCTGCATTCTTCACTGTACCCTATAACATGTGGTTTTCCTTCAAAAAGCACCACATGGTAATATCACTGTAAGCTTATTAGAAAAAACTGAACAGAATAACAAAGAAGTTTggaagaaagcaaggggggaCGAAGGGTAACCACTGTCCTCAAGAGCAAACTTCTCCCCTAAAAGATCACTGGTTATGCTTCTTGTATCACTTCTGTTCCTCCCAAGGTAAGGAGGAAGTTCTCGCATacattggaagtgacatcatcgtgtcagCCACATTTGGGctatgctctggtatttgggcaaaaaatctATGGCAGAAaacatttttaccatagagtctttgtccaaataccagagcgttaTCTAATGTTGCAACATGATGTCCCTTTGGtacacaccagaagtgatgtag from Heteronotia binoei isolate CCM8104 ecotype False Entrance Well chromosome 16, APGP_CSIRO_Hbin_v1, whole genome shotgun sequence includes these protein-coding regions:
- the LOC132585484 gene encoding cytochrome c oxidase subunit 6C-like; this translates as MEMKTQDAEKGCLGEQPLLCEGELSTLSPALLPKRQMRGLFDSHLKKHHIAVSLLSLEIIPGFKFGVSEPRKQAYAEFYKNHDAAKEFEAMREAGIFQSAPPKKS